TAGGTGCGTAGGGTGGTGCTAGAGACAGGGGTGGGAATGGAGACAGGGGTGGGTGCGATAGGGAGATTAAGGACCTCTGGAGAGGGAGATTGTGACTGACCAGAATCATTGAACTCTTTTGCAGTAGAGAGAAAGAAGGGGCAAGTCTCAAAGAAACTAACATCGGCAGAGACAAAGTATCGTCGAAGATCTGGGGAATAGCACCAATAACCTTTCTACAGACGAGAGTAGCTGAGAAAAAGACATTTAAGGGATTTTGCAGCCAACTTATTATTCTCTAAAGTAAGGTCATGAACAAAACATGTGCACCCGAAGATGTGAAGTAAGGTCATGAACAAAACAGTTGATTAGCTTTGGTGTGACATTGTGCTTCAACATGGCCAAAACGGTTGCAATAGTTGCATCGAGTTCGACTATGAGTATGTCCATGCCCTCCTCCTCTACCACCTCACTGATAAGAATTAGAGACGAGTGCAATAGATTCAACTGGCACATTGAGAGAAGCAAGAGCTGGAGTAGGAGCAGAAGGGGCCGAAAGACGCAGTTATTGTTCACAAACAGTTTCATATGAGGGAATCAAAGGAAGCGTAGTGAAATTGAACAAGGAAGAGGAGGCAGCAGCAGATCCGGTGTTGGACATGATGATCAACGTTAGgtaaaagagaagaaaagatGTTGAAAAATCACCAAAAGTTGAAAAAGGACCTCGAAATGTGCCGTAAGGCCTTGAGCGACGATTGTCTTTGAAAAAATTGGTGGCCAAATGTGTCACCATGTTTGCTGGAGTTTGGCAgcgcaaaaaaaaaatgtcaccgTATTCACTGGAGGATTGCGCGGCGGTCTGTGGTGGTGGGCTGCACTAGAATAGTATACACACAGCTGGAATGGAAAAGCACAGTTGGAACACATAATTttgaagaggaaaaaaaaaaacttaaaagggTTATGGCACAGTTGGAAAAGGCTGAGCAGCCCTAGGATGAACCTGCTTGATACCatgtaaaatatgttatttgtgTATTTCTTGTGTGTCAAACAAGATCACACATCTTCTATTTATAATGAGGttacaataattacattcaaataCTAGGGACTTGTATTTGACTAGAAGTTTTACCATTGAATCTAGGAAATTGTACAGTCaaagaataataaatcataCTTTGAATTCTAACAATTataaaagactcaatactaatctctatttacaGAGCTACATAGACTCAATTCTAAATCAAgaacaaatattataataataagatatctctatgattataaattgatcctaacaaataactcaaaattattctaatattatataaaaatattttttaatattttaacaaatgcCTAAAGTTATCAATTGTCTATCTTAATTCCTGGAAATGTTTGTTCTTTCTGATGATGTGTTATCATTGAAACAATGTACCTTTTTATCTAAATCTGTAGTTGTTTGGTTCGGCTGGTGTTATTGGTAATCCCTTGGGTTTTGCAAGGAGCATGGGGCACGGCATTAGAGATTTCTTATCGGTTCCTGCAAACAACATAATGCAGGTAAAAAGCCTAGCAATGGTGGCccttttttcaattatattttctctttaGGTGGAACAAATTAGTTAAgcattattgatttaatttgcaGAGCCCTGCTGGACTTATTATGGGCATGGCTGAAGGGACCACTAGTCTTTTAAGTAACACACTGTATGCTATCAGTGATGCAGCTTCTCAATTCAGTAAAGTTGCTCGCAAGGTATTTCTTGCTTTGATGTAACTGTAGTTTCATTTATatgatttactttttttttaatccttgctagccttttcttttttttcaggGTATCGTTGCATTTACATATGATGACCATATAGCTTCAAGGATGGAAAAACAGCAGGCAACTGTAGCTTCTGATAGTAAAGGCGTAATTAATGAAGTCTTGGAGGTATGTAGTTGATTTCATGTGATACCTGTcgaaaaatgtgtttttactACGGTGCACCTCACCACCTGCATTTTTTTTCTAGCATCATGTGAATGGTTCCTATGTATATTAAGTTGTTAAACTTGCCTATTTTGTTTACAGGGACTCACTGGTCTTCTTCAGTCTCCTATAAGAGGAGCCGAGAGGCATGGTCTACCAGGTGTTTTGTCAGGTGAATCAacattaatgaattttttttatctctttcttATAATTTTGAGGGGACTTTAAGAATTACCAGCGGTAATTGTTGTCGAAGATGGATTTAGTTTTTGCTTGTTTACTGATTGTGCTTTCTTTTTCATATTTCTTTAATGTAGGAGTTGCTTTAGGGATTACAGGTCTTGTGGCAAAACCTGCAGCTAGTATACTAGAAGTTACTGGCAAAACGGCTCAAAGTATTAGAAACCGTAGCAAACCCAATCAATTAAGATCATACCGCTTTAGGGTACGACTTCCCAGGCCACTTTGTAATGAACTTCCTTTGAGATCTTATTCATGGGAAGAAGCAGTTGGAGCATCAGTCCTTATGGAGGCTGATGATGGCTTAAAGTTCAAAGATGAGAAGTTAGCGGCTTGCAAAGGCCTTAAAGAAGCCGGCAAGTTTGTTGTCTTAACAGAAAGATATATAATGATTGTTTTCAGTCCAAGTTTGATAAACTTGGGCAAGCCTGAATTTTGCGGCATCTCTGCTGATTTGGAGTGGATAATTGAATGGGAGATTGGATTGGAGAGTATAATACATGCTGATTGTGATCAAGGTGTTGTTCACATTGTTAGTAGTAGACCAGATTCCTCGTTCATGCATAATCAGCATTCTCCAAAAAGAGGTGGTAGCAGCCGAACCAAAGCAGTGCATTGGAACCATTATCCAACTCATCTTCCCCTTCCTCAAACAGACTTAGAACTAGCGTGTGAGGAAGACGCATTCAACTTATTACAGATTTTGCTGTCTGGTATAGAAAAAGGGAAAGGTAGAGCTTGGGACTGTGGACGGATCTTGCATCGAGCTAGTATGAAGGCCGCAGTTTAATTACCTACCTCTCCCTTCTATAGTTTCTACATTACATTGTGAATTAGAGTTGCCATAAATTGGAATTACCAAGCGTTTCTAGCAATGGCaaggaaaaaggaaaataaaaatctcATCATTATAGAACATCATTTGCATTTGGTAGGATTTTTCAGTTCTAGCTTTACTTGCAA
This DNA window, taken from Cicer arietinum cultivar CDC Frontier isolate Library 1 unplaced genomic scaffold, Cicar.CDCFrontier_v2.0 Ca_scaffold_6324_v2.0, whole genome shotgun sequence, encodes the following:
- the LOC140919214 gene encoding uncharacterized protein, which translates into the protein MGHGIRDFLSVPANNIMQSPAGLIMGMAEGTTSLLSNTLYAISDAASQFSKVARKGIVAFTYDDHIASRMEKQQATVASDSKGVINEVLEGLTGLLQSPIRGAERHGLPGVLSGVALGITGLVAKPAASILEVTGKTAQSIRNRSKPNQLRSYRFRVRLPRPLCNELPLRSYSWEEAVGASVLMEADDGLKFKDEKLAACKGLKEAGKFVVLTERYIMIVFSPSLINLGKPEFCGISADLEWIIEWEIGLESIIHADCDQGVVHIVSSRPDSSFMHNQHSPKRGGSSRTKAVHWNHYPTHLPLPQTDLELACEEDAFNLLQILLSGIEKGKGRAWDCGRILHRASMKAAV